A window of the Cryptosporidium parvum Iowa II chromosome 7, whole genome shotgun sequence genome harbors these coding sequences:
- a CDS encoding sgnal peptide, large secreted protein, producing MNLTSLYFIFLLFLISSPFGNSVYVTKEELWAKIKTESQSGSSSPASRIVKDVGGPCPADVTRTGGISREDLEELCFDLVKSVISSCPKPIFNAEYILYTSSGRTVKVLGVRANTRFVVDRLLGKFCRLVISMMNIDSVSQPGPHQPPTKPTPPYPLPQLSPSPSPYPSPAISLPPYPTPSSPTPMPMPMPMPTPTPIQIPIRPLQTPPQSPPPPPPPPPPPPPPPTYPAPTLPSTFPRPQPLQRPLGPLQAEWNKIVTAATHGPASRYVSSVPGTPFPSFVLGKDINEKVEQCIKALREMVSSAISSNKKSYTNGNLVLTVETISDKMVTVQEKLVLMTNSDEPSYIKELIKKFCENVYSVKVSKVEVKEWEKIYKQSQKSVIVQKLPTEAPNYYIVTGADTSSLFRACVNALKTLFTTSNISSLTQNYAALSSTLNFSGTYSTSSGTSQSFFSSLFCSYPYNQAGIEEAILAFCSEVYYGVSTQDFKVRAEFESVYSIIQQATSGPNSPFGRLPVTSPKFQMPFLSRFQLTHHGNFSPVDLVDICKNLFREIFDKSHSKIPVNTITVRPSLISGVSPKRVQRLTVNWGGNLGDVSIDFPFVESTTGSSASLQDIVEIFCKEVFQSNVPIPKTLNLGLPQLSPYLPSPQPIPQTIPQPIPQPIPQPIPQPISQYPDSYSGPRPPSGFPNQITQKAVMVQHAGTSTLSHSRSIWNKIYHHSNFGLGSGTITGFGPHRHGDFIVSSTGEALYNYCYNLLADFYSTANNYKLSGDKKRLSVSKQVNMDLGKGNERERLTSQSCTLVFIIPTNTQGGNSEGSQIVKLIEKFCRSFVSMS from the coding sequence ATGAATTTGACTTCTttgtattttatttttttgcttTTTCTCATAAGCTCTCCGTTTGGAAATTCAGTTTACGTTActaaagaagaattatgGGCTAAAATTAAGACTGAATCACAAAGTGGCTCATCATCTCCAGCATCAAGAATCGTCAAGGATGTGGGTGGACCCTGTCCTGCTGATGTAACTAGAACTGGAGGAATTTCCAGAGAAGATTTAGAGGAACTTTGCTTTGATCTTGTTAAGAGTGTAATAAGTAGTTGCCCAAAACCTATCTTTAATGCtgaatatattctttataCATCAAGTGGAAGAACGGTTAAAGTTCTTGGGGTCAGAGCTAATACAAGATTTGTGGTTGATAGATTACTTGGTAAATTTTGTAGGTTGGTAATCAGTATGATGAATATTGACTCTGTCTCTCAACCTGGTCCACACCAACCACCCACGAAACCAACACCGCCTTATCCATTACCTCAATTATCCCCATCTCCATCCCCTTATCCTTCCCCAGCAATTAGTTTGCCACCTTATCCTACGCCATCGTCCCCAACACCGATGCCAATGCCAATGCCAATGCCAACGCCAACGCCAATACAAATACCAATCCGTCCTTTACAAACACCACCGCAGTCACCACCACCACCACCACCACCACCACCACCACCACCACCACCACCAACTTATCCAGCACCAACACTACCATCTACTTTTCCAAGACCACAACCACTACAAAGACCTTTAGGACCGCTACAAGCGGAATGGAATAAGATTGTGACTGCTGCAACACATGGACCTGCAAGTCGATACGTTTCTTCAGTTCCAGGAACTCCATTCCCATCTTTCGTCTTAGGAAAAGATATAAATGAAAAGGTTGAACAGTGTATCAAGGCTTTAAGGGAAATGGTTAGTTCAGCTATTAGCTCAAATAAAAAGTCATATACTAATGGAAATCTTGTTTTGACAGTTGAAACCATTTCAGATAAAATGGTTACTGTTCAAGAAAAACTAGTTCTGATGACTAATAGCGATGAACCTTCTTATATCAAGGAATTAATCAAGAAATTCTGTGAAAATGTGTATTCCGTCAAAGTTTCCAAGGTTGAAGTCAAGGAGTGGGAAAAGATTTATAAACAATCCCAGAAAAGCGTAATAGTTCAGAAGCTACCAACTGAAGCTCCTAATTACTACATTGTTACTGGTGCTGATACTTCCAGTTTGTTCAGAGCTTGCGTAAATGCTTTAAAGACTTTATTTACCACTAGTAATATAAGTAGTCTTACTCAAAATTATGCAGCTTTGTCAAGTACTCTTAATTTTAGTGGAACATATTCAACATCAAGTGGTACTAGTCAATCGTTTTTCTCATCACTCTTCTGCTCTTATCCCTATAATCAGGCAGGAATTGAAGAAGCTATTTTGGCCTTCTGTAGCGAAGTTTACTATGGAGTTTCAACGCAAGATTTTAAAGTAAGGGCAGAGTTTGAAAGTGTTTATAGTATTATTCAGCAAGCAACAAGTGGACCTAATTCTCCCTTTGGTAGACTCCCTGTTACATCTCCAAAATTCCAAATGCCATTTTTATCTCGATTCCAACTTACTCATCATGGAAACTTTAGTCCAGTTGACTTGGTGGATATTTgcaaaaatttattcagagaaatttttgataaaagCCATAGCAAGATTCCTGTAAATACTATTACTGTAAGAccttctttaatttctggAGTCTCTCCCAAGAGAGTTCAAAGGCTTACAGTCAATTGGGGTGGTAATTTGGGTGATGTTAGTATCGACTTCCCTTTTGTTGAATCCACAACTGGTTCAAGCGCATCTTTGCAAGATATTGTTGAAATATTCTGTAAAGAAGTATTCCAATCCAACGTTCCAATACCTAAAACTCTAAATCTAGGATTACCCCAACTTTCACCATATTTGCCATCCCCCCAGCCAATTCCACAAACAATTCCACAACCAATTCCACAACCAATTCCTCAACCAATTCCTCAACCAATTTCTCAATATCCTGACTCATATTCAGGGCCAAGACCTCCATCAGGTTTCCCAAATCAAATAACTCAAAAAGCTGTAATGGTACAACATGCAGGTACTTCAACATTAAGTCATTCACGTAGTATTTGGAACAAAATTTATCATCATTCCAACTTCGGACTTGGATCTGGAACAATTACGGGTTTTGGACCTCATAGACATGGTGATTTTATTGTATCCTCTACGGGGGAAGCTCTGTACAATTATTGCTACAATCTCCTTGCTGATTTCTATAGCACAGCCAATAATTACAAACTTTCTGGGGATAAAAAGAGATTGAGTGTCAGTAAACAAGTAAATATGGATCTTGGTAAAGGTAACGAGAGGGAGAGATTAACTTCACAAAGTTGTACTTTGGTGTTTATTATTCCAACTAATACTCAGGGTGGTAATTCAGAAGGAAGCCAAATAGTGAAGCTTATCGAAAAGTTTTGTAGATCTTTTGTAAGCATGTCATAA